Proteins from one Hyperolius riggenbachi isolate aHypRig1 chromosome 2, aHypRig1.pri, whole genome shotgun sequence genomic window:
- the KBTBD7 gene encoding kelch repeat and BTB domain-containing protein 7, which translates to MSGCGVSSLFSGPEVLEDPAHASSLLAQLKSFYDSQLLCDVTLRVFGESGFEEPESSRSFSCNRNVLSASCPYFRSMFTGGLYESKQQEVTLHDVSPESMALILEYCYTGKVTVTEANVQGLYAAADMLQLEYVRQACANYLARHLDLHNCASILRFADAFDHPELRLSSLAFMARHFEQLALVDELCELSVAQLKAVLSMDTLDVVSERVVCNVALRWLEDNPKEIADACHEVLSCVRWQHFTNKDQVYLEGLRSKPFVHKYCMHFLDSVLPGKDDKHAACAMPCQETSPVRRIGMLAKEMVLFFGHRKEPFLCYDPYSGDIYTIPSPLANLAQGKAVTSCAVCVSSENEIYLATQSTKHLWVYSPVQNSWKLLAERLLSREGMDVAYLNGYVYIVGGHVPSTSAKIKEVECYSVQRNEWLLVAPVPHSFYAFELVTCKDHLYAISNKRMLCYDPACNQWLNCASLKRRDFQEACVFNDEIYCICDIPMIKAYNPARGEWRRICPIPAEGNTSNYQIVRHDSRLLLITSTIVQWKKNRVTVHEYDVTNDRWINIGTMLGLLHYDTDFISLSGRVYPSCLEPGQSFITEEEDIRSESSTDWMDGFSDLDSESDSLSSFSEDEW; encoded by the coding sequence ATGTCTGGCTGTGGGGTGTCCAGCTTGTTTTCGGGGCCGGAAGTGCTGGAGGACCCGGCTCACGCCTCCTCTCTGCTGGCGCAGCTGAAGTCCTTCTACGACtcgcagctgctgtgtgatgtgACCCTGCGTGTGTTTGGCGAGTCTGGCTTTGAGGAGCCTGAGAGCAGCCGGAGTTTTAGCTGTAACCGCAATGTGCTGTCTGCATCCTGCCCGTACTTCAGGAGCATGTTCACTGGAGGGCTGTATGAGAGCAAACAGCAGGAGGTCACCCTGCACGATGTCAGCCCAGAGTCCATGGCCCTCATTCTGGAATATTGCTACACAGGCAAAGTGACAGTGACAGAGGCCAATGTGCAGGGCCTCTATGCTGCTGCTGATATGCTACAGCTGGAGTATGTACGACAAGCGTGTGCAAACTACCTCGCCCGCCACCTGGATCTGCACAACTGCGCTAGCATTCTACGCTTTGCCGATGCCTTTGATCACCCTGAACTTAGGTTGAGCTCTCTGGCCTTTATGGCCCGCCATTTTGAGCAGCTGGCTCTTGTTGATGAACTTTGTGAACTCAGTGTTGCGCAGCTGAAAGCTGTGTTGTCCATGGACACCTTGGACGTTGTCAGTGAGCGAGTGGTGTGCAATGTGGCTTTGCGCTGGTTAGAAGACAATCCAAAGGAGATAGCAGATGCATGTCATGAGGTTTTGAGTTGTGTCCGCTGGCAACACTTTACAAATAAAGATCAAGTGTATCTTGAAGGCCTTAGATCCAAGCCATTTGTCCACAAATACTGTATGCACTTTTTAGACTCAGTACTACCGGGCAAAGATGACAAACATGCAGCATGTGCAATGCCTTGTCAAGAGACTAGTCCAGTCCGTAGAATTGGTATGCTGGCCAAAGAAATGGTCTTATTCTTTGGTCACCGTAAGGAACCTTTCTTGTGCTATGATCCTTATTCTGGTGACATTTATACAATACCTTCTCCACTTGCTAACTTGGCACAGGGCAAAGCAGTAACCTCATGCGCTGTATGTGTCTCATCAGAGAATGAGATATACTTGGCAACTCAATCTACAAAGCATCTGTGGGTTTATAGCCCAGTCCAGAACAGCTGGAAGCTCTTAGCTGAAAGACTGTTAAGCAGAGAAGGCATGGATGTGGCTTATCTTAATGGTTATGTTTATATTGTAGGTGGGCATGTCCCATCCACAAGTGCCAAGATCAAAGAGGTAGAGTGCTATAGTGTGCAGAGGAATGAGTGGTTGCTGGTTGCTCCAGTGCCTCATTCTTTTTATGCCTTTGAATTAGTGACATGTAAGGATCACCTATATGCTATCAGTAACAAAAGGATGCTGTGCTATGATCCTGCCTGCAACCAGTGGCTGAACTGTGCCTCCTTAAAGCGGCGTGATTTCCAGGAAGCCTGTGTCTTCAATGATGAAATCTACTGCATTTGTGATATTCCTATGATAAAGGCCTACAATCCAGCCAGAGGGGAATGGCGGCGAATCTGTCCAATACCTGCTGAAGGAAATACAAGCAATTACCAGATTGTAAGACATGATTCCAGACTCCTGCTTATTACCTCCACCATTGTTCAATGGAAGAAGAACCGCGTGACCGTACATGAGTATGATGTAACTAATGACCGTTGGATAAACATTGGTACCATGTTAGGTCTTCTACATTATGACACAGACTTTATCTCCCTTTCTGGCCGTGTCTATCCATCATGCTTGGAACCAGGGCAAAGCTTCATCACCGAGGAAGAGGACATACGTAGTGAATCCAGTACTGACTGGATGGATGGCTTCAGTGATCTGGATTCTGAATCGGACAGCCTAAGCTCTTTTTCAGAGGATGAGTGGTGA